Within the Populus trichocarpa isolate Nisqually-1 chromosome 14, P.trichocarpa_v4.1, whole genome shotgun sequence genome, the region ctgtgataattttaaaaaatcaagaataagttataaaattcaaatttaacttTAGAAGTTGTTGTTGTCATCAAGTTTAGGCTGTCCACTGCGCGCGCCTATGGCCAGTAGAAGTTGATGTGCACTGAGATGTTATAACGATTGTTTTGATTGAGAAAATGCCAATTTAGAATAgtatctatataaatataataaaagagttgCAGTTGTAAGCTCATCATTCATCATGCGAGCATCAACCTCTCATTATTGTATAGCCACAGctccattttataaaaaaaatgggttcGAGAGGGACACGACCCTTGGCGCTATAAAATATAATCTATACTTTTTTATAAGCCCATCACTCATCATGTGAGCATCAACCTCtaaatttatgaataaaaataattaattcataaatttaGAGAGTTGCGTATCTTCGACAGAATGTAGAAGAAGTTCTGAATTATACTTTTTTAAGAGAGACACGACCCTTGGCGCTGTAAACAATGAGTTGTGCCACACATGATCATAATACAAAACTCTAACAAATAAATGAAAGGCACatgtaatattaaaatgatattttttatttttttaatttatttttgatattaatatattaaaatgatttaaaaattctaaaaattttaatttaaaataatttttttattttttcaaaaactattttaaaaaaaatatgctatcATAAAACATGGAGTATGTTTGTCACAACGTTTGAAATACggttttgtaatttattattattattttattttgcttgtatCAATAATGtattatataaactaaaaaaaatattattttaatttatttttaaataaaaaatattttaaaatgcaatttttatcactttaaaaaatactagcAAATGTGTCATGCGAGTCTTTAGCAAcattggattgaaaaaaaacttgctaATGATGCCACTAAGCAAAGTcactttttgaaattttctactGCACGAACATGAATTCTATTATCAACAACCATGAAGATATACTAAGGATCCATCACTTCATATCTACTGGTTCTCCAGTGTTTTTGGTAAgttaacatatttaaaaaattttcattttcgtATATACCATCCATGATTTGTGAGTTGTGGATGCTAATTGTAACTTGCGTGTCGCGGAAGATATTCTCAACTCTTCTAACATAAGCATCCCGGGGTAGGCTATTTTACCTTCAACTCTCTGccctaaaaaacaacaattcacACAATCAAATACAATTTACATAATTAGCACATAACatattcaatcataaaaaaaaaaattagatcagaGATTAACACAATATAgcattttatgaaaaattaaactgaCTATATATCTATTCATAATTctcataatatataataacatttaactatatctaataaTCTTCTCTGCTCGTAGAAGGGCTCGGAGCCCTCGTGTACGAGCCTAGAGCACTCGTGTATGAGTATGGAACATTACCCCAACTCGTTTAACTTGAGGACAAGTTTGCAATAACTATATAGGTGTCAAGAGGACCAATAGCATGGCAGTTCTTGGATGGACCGAGGTCGCTCATAGACGGGTCTGGGACGCTCGTGAACATAACCTCAGATGCTCATGGATGGGTTTGGGATGCTCGTAGACGGACCGACATCCCCAACACTCTCACAATAAGCAATCTCATCTTTAATTAATGCTGCTTCAAGACACTCAATCTCCCCAGCCTTTTAAAGTCCACCACGACATAAATTGAGCGTAGTGTTGATCACAATATGTCTCATCTCATTAATACCTTCACAGATAATCGTTGCTGCTTTATGAGCTTCTCATACCGAgtaattaatctatatatatacattaaaaatcaatcaGTAGTCAtcattcttaataaaattaatccgATATTTAATATATGCAAAACAATATTGCATATCAATCGATTCTATCTTGGGTATCGAGGGCAGAATGCATAGAGTTTCATGAACATGTCAAGAAACATGACCATGTTGGTGTAATGAAATTGTGTGTAATAGATAAATATCAAGTCATGTAGGTATCTATATCAATCATCAGATGTCACTCCTTAAAAACACGATCTCTCGTAGCATCCAAGAGATCAATGTAAGATGTATGAATTACCAACCAATTCTCCTGCATTTACCTTGGCGATTAATATTGTGCAGTTATTCTATGGTATCAACATAatctgaaatatatcaagatagGCTGAACTATCACATTACCTAATCTAGATAATGCATCTCAATAATGTCAAAGCAATGCAACAAGACCTGTGCTAACCAAATGTCAGATCCCTCACTGCAGATAAGCGAAGCTGAAAGTATCAAATCATTCGTATATGACgttcatatatatatgagaacatataaaaaaatttaactcagataatcaatcaaaactaaataattaacgttgaaatagaaaaaaaaatacatttgtaaTACATTCCTAATGCTACAGTTGTGCGTCCAACTCATCCTAGTAAAACTTGTGGACATAAGTGAGATTTACCTTGAAATGTTTTGCCCCGTGCCATTTGACAAGATAAGCCATAAagttaacacttttttttacattcaatttatataaataacatgttgactataatcaattatattttattatttatagagCGAATGGAGAGTGGCCTATGAGTAACAAATAGAAATGTGGGTGGTGATGGTTATCTGTGATGGTTGTTTTGGCCGGAATATGGGTGCCTCATCTcagatagaaaaagaaagagaagttgCCGCAAGTAGAgctagagaaagagagagagagatggatggatggatggatgttTTAGGGTTGCATGGAGTGTTTTTAACAGTAAGAGTGGGGATATCTcaggatttaaaatttaaaacgaGTTAAAATACAGCCTCGATGGTTTTGAAACAAAGAAGGATGCAGGATGACCTGCAATGCCAGGAGTCATCAAAGTGCAGGTCGCATTCAGTTCGAAGTACCTGGGAATCGTGGAACGTTTTTTTACACCTCGAGAACCttatagtaaataaataaaaacaatatctcAGACCAAAAGCTCAAAAGAcattgaacaaaaaagaaagaaaaaagaaaccactGTTTCAGTGAGGACTGTAAATGTGAGAAATCTCTAATACTTTtagctgtttttgttttttcaattaatcttgATAAACCCAGTAATCCAGGCCCCTACAATTCTACTTTTAAAGGTGTTTCCCTGTGTTTTAGGCAGACAAACATCGACCTTcaccttttcatttcatttattaaGGCATTGGAAACGGGAAAGCTggcgtgtttttttttcttagtctgGTTccatttaccttttcttttcttttaatgttaatattatttttcttttattttttttctattctaatACTCATTCGAGGCTTGTAAAACAGCAAATAACAAGCTAATTCAATGCATTGCTAAATTTTTTGGTCTGCGTTGCGGAttgtattaagattttttttaatgtaaaacattATTATGCTGCAAGGAATTTTTagcattattattaaatttaatttaatgaattaactttaaaatttctcATATGATTCTTTATtcaactcaaatttaaaattaacatgtataaaagttattttgatgtCATTCAATCAACTTAATAAGTTTAAAGACAATATAGATGACCAGTAAAaagtattgtttgatttttttttcaagatgctatcttttaaaaatattaaaactacaacatattgaatttatatagGTTTTGCagcttaacttgtcaaatcaacGATCAAGATCATGAACGTCACTgagttttattataattttatttttttaattattttttatttaatgatataataataaaaataaatacttataaaattaaaaacaaatattgagatatttgtttaagattgtgataacctcgtaaaaaaataaatcaaaataatttatgaataatttaaCATAAGATTATAccgaatttattttatatttccacaaactattttgtgtttttttttttatttctacaaAATTAAAGACTTGGCATGGTATTTAGCATTTTGACAAAGCGAAAAACAGGCTTCCAAGAGTTCATTCCAGAACGGAGTTCATTCAATTCCCCTTTTTGTGCGTTTTAAACTGTATTggaatgtattttaaaaatacatataacttaaaaaaaattaaattaatatatttttaataactatgtaTTGAAAATAATGTTATCTACAAAGGTTGTCCTCGGAAAGCAAGACTGTCGTTGGTTGAGATCGTTGGTTGGCAAGTTAAACTTGAAGAGTTTGCTGGTCTTTTCACCCTCGGCGATGGAAGAATGAAAAGTTCCAGCACCATTTATAAAAGCGAAGGCCAACTAATAGAAAAGGACTCCTTCAATGATTCCTGACATGGCCGTCAAAGCGAAAATAATTGAGGAAGAGTTGCAAAGCAAAACATCATTTCATCTGGATGATATTTATCCACAACCTTTTCatatctcttccttttcttttaccaaATAAATATTGTGGGTGTGGTGTCAGGTGTCTCCTACAAAATTCCAAAACGGTATCATGACTACCTACTActctgcagcagcagcagcaacaacaaaaaaataaataaaaaaatgagagtaatagctataaataaaaagtccTAAAATCATTGTCTTTCCACTCCGAGTTTGAACTTTCTTGCTGCCTTAAATTCTCCATACCCTTTAATATTCAATTGCAGTTCTATGATCTATACGCATATTTGCTTTTATgttcatgtttatatatatatatatatatatatatatatatggactcCCGCTAAGTACGCTGCATGCAAaccattataatattttatttatattaaccattataatatttttaactgaaacaattgtttatatttaaaataaaatataattgttaaagcaaattaacaataaatatcaaaatagtatttatatattttatgtaattgagaactaaaacaaataattaatgtgataaaatcatgtttcaaatctatttaaatatttaaataataaataatcaatttcaattgaattttcataaacaatttattattagtattattattttcatattaaatacataataattaaatttgttttaatcaaaattgaaataaaaattgataataagatTTAAGAGCTATGTCAAAATGAAAAGGTAAGCGAATCcggtaaatttttttgatagtaaaaaaaaaaccaagtaaaaaaaagcaaagaaaaaaaaaatgctagcaAAAGGTCAGTCCTAACACCTAACTttgttttactctttttttattaaggggTGTATGCCCgagttgtttttctttatttcttctaaaaaaaagttatttgtgacattttacaatttaaaaaataggtgTGCTCACCAATACTTGAACCCACACCATTTGGCTTGTCGCGTGTGCTAATCAACTAAGttatgatttaaatttgttataaaataattaaaaataatgtattatGGTGCTTTATTGttcatatgaataataaaacatcataaaaaatcccaattattttttagtgttagaGATTGATATAACTAAAAGCTTGAAATTATCCTAGATCCAATCTAGATACCTTCTCAAGTGCTTCCTTTCTTagtgtttcttccttttttcgttttttttttaaaaaaattcttacatatatatatatatatatatatatatatatatatatataattgaaaaaaaactaaaaaagaaggtGAAAACACTATTTACTTGGACACTTTGCATTGTGAAGAGAAACAATGTCTTCACCTTCTagctatttgaaaaaaataaatgataggcTAATGATAGACGTAGAATTGGCTTTGcaatatgattatttttgtatttttaaattgattggggacataataaatattttatgctCTGATAgcacaataaatttatttcactacctttaaaggaaataaaatattaagttgCCCGTTGAGGGTtgcttttgtattttcatattaaatatgAAGAATATAATATCCTATTTATccctaaaacaaaaacaaaaactaacaaACAGTGGGGGGCCTTTTTGTATTTTccatttttatatgaatagtaAAAAGACCTGGCAACCCTTAAAgtttaaacttgtaatttccAGGCTCGCTGTTGGCAGAACTTAGAAGATTCGAATTCTGGTTCCAGGCTTCTACAGAGCTTGTGAGGTGGATCATCTAATGGTTGGGCTCTTATTATGTATTGAGGTCCATTGGGCTTTTGGTAGATGTAAGTCCTCGCGATGAGAACACTGTAATCGGATTTTAAGCTTGGGCCTTCCGATCTTGTCCAATCCCTATCCCATATCATTGACAAATGAGAGCATATGTACAGCCTGTCATTGGTGGATTCTTAAATGGAGTGGTTCCAGGTCAGTGTAAATTTGAGAGAGATCATTCGGAAAgatggtttgttttttctttactttagctttattattattattattcatcttCTCAGTTATGATTGGagttgttcttctttttcttttttcttttttgttattttcaatttagtttttgaacttttattttgtataattaagttttttgagCTAAAACTAGCatccaattatatatttttttttggaacggTTGAATTGCAAGATAGAGGATTAAAATGAAAGTTATAGGCAATATAAGAGACGACTTAGCAAGTTGTTTAGAAAACACATTATCATCcctatttttttgttagatgaCTGGTCCCTATACTTTTTGCAAGTTACATTTTGACACAAaactttatttctctttttcagCTTCTTTTTTCATGGAAGGAGGGGGAGTAATTGCCAGATtccagcaaagaaaaaaaaactctttgcGGTGACAATTTCAACTATGAAAGAGGTTAAAATTGGTTTCAATAAGTTTCACTTAGTAATGAAAGTCTTATATTGGTTGTTTTAAGCCTTAATGTAGCTTAAAAAACTAGATCTAATACAAggatgaagtgttttttttttttcaggtttgatTTTGTGGTTTGGActatgtttttgggtttattaggTTGATACATTAGTTTCTTCGTGTTCTAAAGGTGTTTTGTGgttaaaatgagtttaaaaaacagggttttttggtaaaaaagttACAGACATGATTTTCCAGTCATCACAGTGATGTgtagtgtattttttaaaaaaaaaacgagcgACCTGTCGTTCgctcttttaaaaaagaaaacaaaaataggtCCATACACGTGAGCTTGGGCTTCAAAGCCCATGTTTGTGGACTTttcctattttgatttttttaattgattttttttatgtcattttttttaactatttttttaagtttgtgtttttaattaataccccttTTAcgttattttttgggtttatttagcattttttaaataacaattatttcttaattatttcgggtgtctttgatttttcatgagattaatatgattcattactattttttatatatatttaatataaattaaatttattgttaaaaatttaaaatatttattttttatgatatttttaatacgtgtaacatttttttattcaataaatcttatttgtttctcaatttatattacaaattaattttaatgaagcaCAATTGATTTTTTCCAACAAGAAAGAGCATTCAACCTGGTTACACAAATCATAAATGAGATGAGAGAAGTGTGAATTCTTTAGACTTTATTTAGTCAACAAATTTGAACCAACACTACTTAGACTCAAGATTCTGTACATTTTACAACGTAGTATTGCAATTGCAATGTCCACTCCAGGAATCTTGAATCCAGTTTTAatctaaaatgaaaaggagGAATAAAACTGAGCTACAAGGTTACATTGTTTGCAAAAAGTTTCACTACCTGATCAAAGGGGAAATTTCTCTAAGCCAGCACCGCAGAGGACTTGGGACACACCATCTCCCTTTCAATGTTGGCGAGGCAGGAAAAACTAACGCGCTGCCTAGCTCTTTTAAGCAAAGAAATCTGGGTTGTCAAATGGGAAGGTGGTATCAAAATCTACATTATCGATTGAGATATCAAAATCCCCGATTGGTGAATTGGTTACCGAAGTTGGGGCTGATATTATCTCCGTGGTGAGTTCAGACTCTGGGGTCTGCACATTTTGGTAACCTATTCCAAAGCTGTTCATATGGCATGGTGACATTGAGAAGTAGTTGGATTCAGATGTTGCCGGAGATATAAATGTTGGAGAAAAGCTACCCAAGAAGTTGTTTTCCATCATGGACTCGgtgaaaatgttgttttcctCGTTTTCATTCCCGAATGATGTACATGGGAAGGAAAAGGATGGGAAAATGTCGTCCTTGGAGCCCAAGTCCTCATTTTTAACTTGAACAATGTCTGATCCAAAGTTAACAAATATCTCCTCTGTTGGCTTTGGTTTCTCTTgacgctgctgctgctgcttacGATGATACTTGCTTTGTTTTGAGCAATCATTTTTTGGGGAAGGCGATGCCACGGGTGAAGGAGAGGCTTGGTTACATGTATGTCTCCCTCGATAGGTCACTTCAAAAATTGAATGGTCCTCATCTGATCTTTGCACTTGCTTCGTGGCCAAACAGCCTTGGGAATGGCGGTGAGTGCATCTGTAGTATCCTCTGCAATTTACCACGCCAATTATTGTTAAATTGTTACTAAATAAACATGATCAAATGCATTAATAAGATGTTTTAAACAATTTATCCAATCTTCTCTTTCCAAATATATCTTGTCAAAACCATAGCGGCCAAGTCAGACAATTGGGGAGGCCTAGAATGCTGTCTCGAGCTTCAGTACAATGTGGATGGCCATCAAAGCTCttggatttaaataaaatggcAAATCCAATACTTTTGATGGCTATCAGCATTCGATGCTAAAGTATCGATATTGCAGCGACCtcgatttttaattatttggagCCTTGTGCCTAGCAGACTCTAAGGACAAGAGTCGTCAGGAGACAGGATCAGGTCTCAAGCAGTGCTAGCACTTGATTGGAGCCTGATAAGGCCTCTAGCACCGTGCGATTATGATATAGTTAAGGAACCTGTCTACTCTTCCATTCGTACAATTTGGATAAGCAAcagagtttcttttttttcctgttcaatTTATGGAAACAGTTAACAGAAAGATAGAGAAGGGTAAAAAAATTGTCTCACCTTGGAAAATTAGCTCCGAGAATATCCTTTTGCCCGTATTTCCTCCAGCTATAACCATCATCAAGAGGCCCTTCTAGACCGGTCCCTGAACAATCCTTCACTTGCTCAGTCCATCGAGGTTGTATTTTTCTACAATAACAAACAATTCCCGATTCCTAGTTAGATCATCATCAATCACAGTTCATCTAAAACCCAAACGAAGTAAGtatagcaaaaaagaaaaaaaaacagagaggttTTCACCTCTTCTTGTAAACATCTTTGTTACATTCCTCCTTGCAATCCTGATCAGAGACCTCACTCCTAGGACTACTGTTGGCAAATGAATGCAGTGGTTCGACTGTGCCAATTGTGGGCTTTGGTTGATCAGTAGCCAAAGCCCCCCAATTTAGCATTGAAAGTGCTTTCTCATAAGAAGAAAGTATCTTATCCACTAGGAATTGACGTGCTTCGAGAGATGCGGAAGGGTTAAGATGGTTGCTAAGCTGTTTCGCTAGCTCTTTCCCTTGAGTTAGCTCACTTATTAGAGTCTTGTGCTCCCATTCCATGGACAATTCCATTCGGAAAATGCAGTAAGGACACTACAACTATACTTTTGAAGAATTAAGTTGTGAAATGATTTGGGTCCTCCAATTGAGGTGCAAAGTAATAAAACGGAGGGAAATTATTCCATCAAGAATGAGTTTTGCACACTCAAAGAGTAGCTACAAAGAGATTATGGCTATGTGAGCAAAGGAGGTATACAAAATGGTTATGTTAAGGCTTTGGATTGAAGAATCAAAAGCAACAAACATAGAACTGAATAGAGCAAGAGAACTACTTGTCTAGTTTTATATTGAGATCAGATGAGCCGAAATAGCAACAGGGTTTGTGAGATCACTCGctaaaaacagagaaaaggaacaaaaatgcGATGTAGAGGTGACCTGAAATGCCAATTGGGGGTATGTATGAGGGAGATATAAATGTGAAGAAAGAGATGATAAGGCTATGTGTATAAGGCTAAGAAAGGGAAAGATTTTCTTGCTGATTAAGAAGCTGTGAGGAAGATGGTAGATATAAGGGAGGGAAAGGGGAAGGAAGAGACAAACTCTTGAccggagaaaaaaattatttggttttttttttttg harbors:
- the LOC7492767 gene encoding probable WRKY transcription factor 46, whose amino-acid sequence is MELSMEWEHKTLISELTQGKELAKQLSNHLNPSASLEARQFLVDKILSSYEKALSMLNWGALATDQPKPTIGTVEPLHSFANSSPRSEVSDQDCKEECNKDVYKKRKIQPRWTEQVKDCSGTGLEGPLDDGYSWRKYGQKDILGANFPRGYYRCTHRHSQGCLATKQVQRSDEDHSIFEVTYRGRHTCNQASPSPVASPSPKNDCSKQSKYHRKQQQQRQEKPKPTEEIFVNFGSDIVQVKNEDLGSKDDIFPSFSFPCTSFGNENEENNIFTESMMENNFLGSFSPTFISPATSESNYFSMSPCHMNSFGIGYQNVQTPESELTTEIISAPTSVTNSPIGDFDISIDNVDFDTTFPFDNPDFFA